The following are encoded together in the Phenylobacterium sp. NIBR 498073 genome:
- a CDS encoding SLC13 family permease, producing MTLDQGLAFGLVALTIGAFIWGRFRYDVIAICALLAGVATGVVPAKSAFDGFSNDITVIIAAALVVSAAFGRSGIVEAALRPLIPRLKTERSQVPVLTAAVTILSTATKNVGALAILMPVALQLSRRTGSSPSRLLMPMAFGAMLGGIVTLVGTAPNIIVSQVREELLGKPFGMYDYAPVGLALAAIGFVFLAFAYRILPKDRAPAVNLEEALAANAYLTEVEAPGDWPLAGLRIGALHDLAGGEARVMMLLSGGRRRPRPHPNTKVRPGDVLLLQGEPQALDELINRGKLRLTRSDRPVAMEEPTDEVRVVEAVVGGESELIGRSAQQSDLYGRHGVNLLAVSRSGFDLKQRPGRIRLRAGDIIVLQGSERTLPAALAALGLLPLAEREVRLGGIRHVLAPAVILAAAMVLVAFQVVPVAIAFFGAAVGMIVVGALRMREAYAAVDGPLIVLIAAMIPVSEAISTTGGAELIGGWLSSVFRGQSPMIALVSIMAVAMAATPFLNNAATVLIVAPVGASMARQLGLNPDPFLMAVAVGAASDFLTPIGHQCNTLVMGPGGYRFADYPRLGAPLTLLVLVLGAPLIAWFWPLTAG from the coding sequence ATGACGCTCGACCAGGGACTGGCCTTCGGACTCGTCGCGCTGACCATCGGCGCCTTCATCTGGGGGCGCTTCCGCTATGACGTCATCGCGATTTGCGCGCTGCTCGCCGGCGTGGCGACCGGCGTAGTCCCGGCCAAGAGCGCTTTCGACGGCTTCTCCAACGACATCACGGTGATCATCGCCGCGGCCCTAGTGGTCAGCGCCGCCTTCGGCAGGTCCGGCATCGTCGAGGCGGCGCTCCGCCCGCTGATCCCGCGGCTGAAGACCGAGCGCAGCCAGGTCCCGGTGCTCACCGCAGCGGTGACCATCCTCTCGACCGCCACCAAGAACGTCGGCGCCCTGGCCATCCTGATGCCGGTGGCCCTGCAGCTCTCGCGACGCACCGGATCCTCGCCCTCGCGGCTGCTGATGCCGATGGCGTTCGGGGCGATGCTCGGCGGCATTGTCACCCTGGTCGGCACCGCGCCCAACATCATCGTCTCGCAGGTCCGCGAGGAACTGCTCGGCAAGCCGTTCGGCATGTACGACTATGCGCCGGTCGGGCTGGCGCTGGCGGCGATCGGCTTCGTGTTTCTGGCCTTCGCCTACCGCATCCTGCCCAAGGACCGCGCGCCAGCCGTCAACCTCGAGGAAGCCCTGGCCGCCAACGCCTACCTCACCGAGGTCGAGGCTCCCGGCGATTGGCCGCTGGCGGGCCTGCGGATCGGGGCGTTGCACGATCTGGCCGGCGGCGAGGCGCGGGTGATGATGCTGCTCAGCGGCGGCCGTCGGCGCCCCCGGCCGCATCCCAATACCAAGGTCCGCCCCGGCGACGTGCTGCTGCTGCAGGGCGAGCCACAGGCGCTCGACGAGCTGATCAACCGCGGCAAGCTGCGGCTGACCCGTTCCGACCGGCCGGTCGCGATGGAGGAGCCGACCGACGAGGTCCGCGTGGTCGAGGCGGTGGTCGGCGGCGAATCGGAACTGATCGGCCGCTCGGCCCAGCAGTCGGACCTCTACGGCCGGCACGGCGTGAACCTGCTGGCGGTCAGCCGCTCGGGTTTCGACCTCAAGCAGCGCCCCGGCCGCATCCGCCTGCGCGCCGGCGACATCATCGTGCTGCAGGGTTCGGAGCGCACGCTGCCCGCCGCCCTGGCTGCGCTCGGCCTGCTGCCGCTGGCCGAACGCGAGGTGCGGCTCGGCGGCATCCGCCATGTGCTCGCCCCGGCGGTGATCCTGGCCGCGGCCATGGTGTTGGTCGCCTTCCAGGTGGTCCCCGTGGCCATCGCCTTCTTTGGCGCGGCCGTCGGGATGATCGTCGTCGGCGCCCTGCGCATGCGTGAGGCCTACGCCGCCGTCGACGGGCCGCTGATCGTGCTGATCGCTGCGATGATCCCGGTCTCGGAGGCGATCTCCACGACCGGCGGGGCCGAGCTGATCGGCGGCTGGCTCTCCAGCGTGTTCCGCGGCCAGTCGCCGATGATCGCGCTGGTGTCGATCATGGCTGTGGCCATGGCCGCCACGCCGTTCCTCAACAACGCCGCGACCGTGCTGATCGTCGCGCCGGTCGGGGCCAGCATGGCCCGCCAACTGGGGCTCAATCCCGACCCGTTCCTGATGGCGGTGGCGGTCGGCGCGGCGTCGGACTTCCTCACGCCCATCGGCCACCAGTGCAACACCCTGGTGATGGGGCCGGGCGGCTACCGATTCGCCGATTATCCGCGGCTGGGCGCGCCCCTGACCCTTTTGGTCCTGGTCCTGGGCGCGCCGCTGATCGCCTGGTTCTGGCCGCTGACCGCCGGTTAG
- a CDS encoding ribonucleoside-diphosphate reductase subunit alpha has protein sequence MSSGEAVMRTVSEATQTAPERAERPALQLVRKVEVDRSRDALLTEFGKTTLEDRYLLAGESYQDMFARVATAYADDAEHAQRVYDYISNLWFMPATPVLSNGGAGRGLPISCFLNAVGDSLDGIQSVWNENVALASNGGGIGTYWGGVRSIGEKVKGAGQTSGIIPFIRVMDSLTLAISQGSLRRGSAAVYLDIHHPEIEEFLEIRKPSGDFNRKSLNLHHGINITDEFMEAVRDGAMFGLRSPKNQEVLREVDARSLWQKILEIRLQTGEPYLIFSDTVNRSMPQHQRDLGLSVRQSNLCSEIMLHTGTDHLGRERTAVCCLSSVNAEKFMEWRDHPTFVEDVMRFLDNVLEDFIRSAPPEMANAVYAAQRERSVGLGLMGFHSFLQMQNVPFESALAKSWNMRLFKHLRRQCDAASRKLAAERGACPDAAEKGVMERFSHKLAIAPTASISIICGGTSAGIEPIPANIYTHKTLSGSFAVKNPYLERLLDEKGKNTSQVWDSILENEGSVQHLDFLSQDEKDVFKTAFELDQRWVIELAADRTPDICQSQSVNVFLPGDVDKWDLHMLHWQAWERGCKSLYYLRSKSVQRAAHAGGEGVAMVIDAPSERTDYEECLACQ, from the coding sequence ATGAGCAGCGGCGAAGCGGTGATGCGGACGGTTTCGGAAGCGACCCAGACGGCCCCGGAGCGGGCTGAACGGCCTGCGCTCCAGCTCGTCCGGAAGGTGGAGGTCGATCGCTCGCGCGACGCCCTGCTGACCGAGTTCGGCAAGACCACCCTCGAGGACCGCTACCTGCTGGCCGGCGAGAGCTACCAGGACATGTTCGCCCGCGTGGCGACGGCCTACGCCGACGACGCCGAGCACGCCCAACGGGTCTACGACTACATCTCGAACCTCTGGTTCATGCCGGCCACCCCGGTGCTCTCGAACGGCGGCGCCGGTCGCGGCCTGCCGATCTCCTGCTTCCTGAACGCGGTCGGCGATTCGCTCGACGGCATCCAGAGCGTCTGGAACGAGAACGTCGCGCTCGCTTCCAACGGCGGCGGCATCGGCACCTACTGGGGCGGCGTCCGTTCGATCGGCGAGAAGGTCAAGGGCGCGGGCCAGACCAGCGGCATCATCCCCTTCATCCGGGTGATGGACTCGCTGACCCTTGCGATTTCGCAGGGTTCGCTGCGCCGCGGCTCGGCCGCGGTCTATCTCGACATCCACCACCCGGAGATCGAGGAGTTCCTTGAGATCCGCAAGCCTTCGGGCGACTTCAACCGCAAGTCCCTGAACCTGCACCACGGCATCAACATCACCGACGAGTTCATGGAGGCGGTGCGCGACGGGGCGATGTTCGGCCTGCGCTCGCCGAAGAACCAGGAAGTCCTGCGCGAGGTCGACGCCCGCTCGCTGTGGCAGAAGATCCTCGAGATCCGCCTGCAGACCGGCGAGCCCTACCTGATCTTCTCCGACACCGTGAACCGCTCGATGCCGCAGCATCAGCGCGACCTCGGCCTGTCGGTCCGCCAGTCGAACCTGTGCTCGGAGATCATGCTCCACACCGGCACCGACCACCTGGGCCGCGAGCGGACCGCGGTCTGCTGCCTGTCCTCGGTCAACGCCGAGAAGTTCATGGAGTGGCGCGACCACCCGACCTTCGTCGAGGACGTCATGCGCTTCCTCGACAACGTGCTGGAGGACTTCATCCGCAGCGCGCCGCCGGAAATGGCCAACGCGGTCTACGCCGCCCAGCGCGAGCGCTCGGTGGGCCTGGGCCTGATGGGCTTCCACTCCTTCCTGCAGATGCAGAACGTGCCGTTCGAGAGCGCCCTGGCCAAGAGCTGGAACATGCGTCTGTTCAAGCACCTGCGCCGCCAGTGCGACGCGGCCTCGCGCAAGCTGGCCGCCGAACGCGGCGCCTGCCCCGACGCGGCCGAGAAGGGCGTCATGGAGCGGTTCAGCCACAAGCTGGCCATCGCCCCGACCGCTTCGATCTCGATCATCTGCGGCGGCACCTCGGCGGGCATCGAGCCGATCCCGGCCAACATCTACACCCACAAGACCCTGTCGGGCTCGTTCGCGGTGAAGAACCCCTACCTGGAGCGTCTGCTCGACGAGAAGGGCAAGAACACCTCGCAGGTCTGGGACTCGATCCTGGAGAACGAAGGTTCGGTCCAGCACCTCGACTTCCTCAGCCAGGACGAGAAGGACGTCTTCAAGACCGCCTTCGAATTGGACCAGCGCTGGGTCATCGAACTGGCCGCCGACCGCACGCCCGACATCTGCCAGTCGCAGTCGGTCAACGTCTTCCTGCCGGGCGACGTCGACAAGTGGGACCTGCACATGCTGCACTGGCAGGCCTGGGAACGCGGCTGCAAGTCGCTCTACTACCTGCGCTCCAAGTCGGTGCAGCGCGCCGCTCACGCCGGCGGCGAGGGTGTGGCCATGGTCATCGACGCGCCGTCCGAGCGCACCGACTACGAAGAGTGCCTGGCCTGCCAGTAG
- a CDS encoding TMEM165/GDT1 family protein — MEAFLVSTGLVAVAEIGDKTQLLALLLAARFRKPAPIILGILVATIANHALAAWVGVAAASLLNGPWMKWVLGLAFIGFGVWALIPDKFEESDKPKDRAGVFLTTLVAFFFVEMGDKTQVATVALAAKFHQVLLVAAGTTLGMMIANVPAVLIGEAAATRLPLKYIRWAAAASFAAIGVWILIAS, encoded by the coding sequence ATGGAAGCCTTCCTCGTATCGACCGGCCTCGTGGCCGTCGCTGAAATCGGCGACAAGACCCAGTTGCTGGCCCTGCTGCTGGCCGCCCGATTCCGAAAGCCCGCGCCGATCATTCTCGGCATCCTGGTCGCCACCATCGCCAACCACGCCCTGGCCGCCTGGGTCGGGGTCGCAGCCGCCTCGCTGCTGAACGGCCCGTGGATGAAGTGGGTGCTGGGCCTGGCCTTCATCGGCTTCGGCGTCTGGGCGCTGATTCCCGACAAGTTCGAGGAGAGCGACAAGCCCAAGGACCGGGCCGGAGTGTTCCTGACCACCCTGGTGGCGTTCTTCTTCGTGGAGATGGGCGACAAGACCCAGGTGGCGACCGTCGCCCTGGCGGCGAAGTTCCACCAGGTGCTGCTGGTCGCGGCCGGCACCACGCTCGGCATGATGATCGCCAACGTCCCGGCGGTGCTGATCGGCGAGGCCGCGGCCACCCGTCTGCCGCTGAAGTACATCCGCTGGGCCGCGGCGGCGTCCTTCGCGGCGATCGGCGTCTGGATCCTGATCGCGAGCTAA